In a genomic window of Enterobacter asburiae:
- the fsa gene encoding fructose-6-phosphate aldolase: protein MELYLDTANVAEVERLARIFPIAGVTTNPSIIAASCESIWDVLPRLQKAIGPEGTLFAQTMSRDAEGMVAEAKRLSNAIPDIVVKIPVTAEGLTAIKALQKEGITTLGTAVYSAAQGLLAALAGAKYVAPYVNRVDAQGGDGIRMVQELQSLMEKHAPESRVLAASFKTPRQALDCLLAGCEAITLPLDVAQQMLGTPAVESAIEKFEQDWKNAFGNLNL, encoded by the coding sequence ATGGAACTGTACCTGGATACCGCCAACGTGGCGGAAGTAGAACGCCTGGCGCGCATTTTTCCCATAGCGGGCGTCACCACAAATCCGAGCATCATTGCCGCCAGCTGCGAATCCATCTGGGACGTGCTGCCGCGTCTGCAAAAAGCCATTGGACCGGAAGGCACGCTGTTTGCTCAAACCATGAGCCGCGACGCCGAAGGCATGGTGGCGGAGGCCAAACGCCTGAGTAACGCCATCCCGGACATCGTGGTGAAAATCCCTGTCACGGCTGAGGGCCTTACCGCGATTAAGGCGCTGCAAAAAGAGGGCATTACCACGCTGGGCACTGCCGTTTATAGCGCCGCACAGGGTTTGCTGGCCGCGCTGGCAGGCGCGAAGTATGTCGCGCCATATGTGAACCGCGTCGACGCACAGGGCGGCGACGGTATTCGCATGGTCCAGGAGCTGCAATCCTTGATGGAAAAGCACGCGCCGGAAAGCAGGGTGCTGGCTGCCAGCTTTAAAACGCCGCGTCAGGCGCTGGACTGCCTGCTTGCCGGGTGCGAGGCAATCACGCTTCCCTTAGACGTAGCGCAACAAATGCTCGGCACCCCGGCGGTAGAGTCAGCCATAGAGAAGTTCGAGCAGGACTGGAAAAACGCGTTTGGTAACCTCAACCTCTAA
- the metJ gene encoding met regulon transcriptional regulator MetJ — protein sequence MAEWSGEYISPYAEHGKKSEQVKKITVSIPLKVLKILTDERTRRQVNNLRHATNSELLCEAFLHAFTGQPLPNDDDLRKERSDEIPEEAKVIMRELGIDPETWEY from the coding sequence ATGGCTGAATGGAGCGGCGAATATATCAGCCCATACGCTGAGCACGGTAAGAAGAGTGAGCAAGTAAAGAAAATTACGGTTTCCATTCCTCTGAAGGTGTTGAAGATCCTCACCGATGAACGTACGCGTCGTCAGGTGAATAACCTGCGCCACGCGACCAACAGCGAACTGCTGTGCGAAGCGTTCCTGCATGCGTTTACCGGCCAACCGTTGCCGAACGATGACGATCTGCGCAAAGAGCGTAGCGACGAAATCCCGGAAGAGGCGAAGGTGATCATGCGTGAACTGGGTATTGACCCGGAGACGTGGGAATACTGA
- a CDS encoding bifunctional aspartate kinase/homoserine dehydrogenase II codes for MSVIAQAGAKGRQLHKFGGSSLADVKCYLRVAGIMTEYSQPGDMMVVSAAGSTTNQLISWLKLSQTDRLSAHQVQQSLRRYQSELIAGLLPADVADGLISAFTHDLERLAALLDSGITDAVYAEVVGHGEVWSARLMAAVLQHLGLEAAWLDARDFLRAERAAQPQVDEGLSYPLLQQLLVQHPGKRIVVTGFISRSNAGETVLLGRNGSDYSATQIGALASVSRVTIWSDVAGVYSADPRKVKDACLLPLLRLDEASELARLAAPVLHARTLQPVSGSDIDLQLRCSYTPDQGSTRIERVLASGTGARIVTSHDDICLIEFQVPAGQDFKLAHKDIDTILKRAQVRPLAVGVHNDRQLLQFCYTAEVADSALKILDEAGLPGELRLRQGLALVAMVGAGVTRNPLHCHRFWQQLKGQPVEFTWQSEEGISLVAVLRKGPTESLIQGLHTSLFRAEKRIGLVLFGKGNIGSRWLELFAREQVTLSARTGFEFILAGVVDSRRSLLNYEGLDASRALAFFNDEAVEQDEEALFLWMRAHPYDDLVVLDVTASEQLADQYLDFASHGFHVISANKLAGASSTDKYRQIHDAFEKTGRHWLYNATVGAGLPVNHTVRDLIESGDSILALSGIFSGTLSWLFLQFDGTVPFTDLVDQAWQQGLTEPDPRVDLSGKDVMRKLVILAREAGYDIEPDSVRVESLVPAGCEEGSVDHFFENGDELNDQMVQRLEAANEMGLVLRYVARFEANGKARVGVEAVRPDHPLAALLPCDNVFAIESRWYRDNPLVIRGPGAGRDVTAGAIQSDINRLAKLL; via the coding sequence ATGAGTGTGATAGCGCAGGCAGGGGCGAAGGGTCGTCAGCTGCACAAGTTTGGTGGTAGTAGTCTTGCTGATGTGAAATGTTACCTGCGCGTCGCAGGGATCATGACCGAATATTCACAGCCGGGTGACATGATGGTTGTCTCAGCGGCGGGCAGCACCACCAACCAGTTGATTAGCTGGCTGAAACTGAGCCAGACCGATCGCCTTTCTGCGCATCAGGTGCAACAGTCCTTACGTCGTTACCAGAGCGAGCTGATTGCCGGCCTGCTGCCTGCGGACGTGGCGGACGGGCTGATCAGCGCTTTCACGCATGACCTTGAGCGTCTGGCAGCCCTGCTGGACAGCGGGATTACCGACGCGGTGTATGCCGAAGTGGTGGGCCACGGTGAAGTGTGGTCCGCGCGTCTGATGGCCGCCGTGCTGCAACATCTGGGCTTGGAAGCGGCCTGGCTCGACGCGCGTGATTTCCTGCGCGCGGAACGCGCCGCGCAGCCGCAGGTGGATGAAGGGTTGTCCTACCCGTTGCTACAGCAGCTGCTGGTGCAGCATCCGGGCAAACGTATTGTCGTCACCGGCTTTATCAGCCGCAGCAACGCGGGCGAAACCGTGCTGCTGGGCCGTAACGGCTCGGACTACTCGGCAACGCAGATTGGTGCCCTGGCGAGCGTGTCCCGCGTAACCATCTGGAGCGACGTGGCCGGTGTTTACAGCGCGGACCCGCGTAAGGTGAAAGATGCCTGTCTGCTGCCGCTGCTGCGTCTCGACGAAGCCAGCGAGCTGGCACGGCTGGCTGCGCCGGTACTGCACGCGCGCACGCTGCAGCCGGTTTCCGGCAGCGATATCGACCTGCAGCTGCGCTGTAGCTATACGCCGGACCAGGGTTCCACGCGCATTGAGCGCGTGCTGGCGTCCGGCACGGGCGCGCGTATTGTCACCAGCCACGACGACATCTGCCTGATTGAGTTCCAGGTCCCTGCCGGTCAGGATTTCAAACTGGCACATAAAGATATCGACACGATCCTGAAACGCGCCCAGGTGCGTCCGCTGGCCGTTGGCGTTCACAATGACCGTCAGCTGCTGCAGTTCTGCTATACCGCCGAAGTGGCGGACAGCGCGCTGAAAATTCTGGATGAAGCGGGCCTGCCGGGCGAGCTTCGCCTGCGTCAGGGGTTGGCGCTGGTGGCGATGGTGGGCGCGGGCGTCACCCGTAACCCGCTGCACTGCCACCGCTTCTGGCAGCAGCTGAAAGGCCAGCCGGTGGAGTTCACCTGGCAGTCGGAAGAGGGCATCAGCCTGGTCGCGGTCCTGCGGAAAGGGCCAACCGAGAGCCTGATTCAGGGCCTGCACACCTCCCTGTTCCGCGCGGAAAAACGCATTGGGCTGGTACTGTTTGGGAAAGGCAACATCGGCTCCCGCTGGCTGGAGCTGTTTGCCCGCGAGCAGGTCACGCTCTCGGCGCGTACCGGATTTGAATTTATTCTTGCGGGCGTGGTGGACAGCCGCCGCAGCCTGCTGAACTACGAAGGGCTGGACGCCAGCCGCGCGCTTGCCTTCTTTAACGATGAAGCCGTAGAGCAGGATGAAGAAGCGCTGTTCCTGTGGATGCGCGCGCACCCGTATGACGATCTGGTGGTGCTGGACGTTACCGCCAGCGAACAGCTTGCCGATCAGTATCTGGATTTCGCCAGCCACGGTTTCCACGTCATCAGCGCCAACAAGCTGGCGGGGGCAAGCAGCACCGATAAATACCGCCAGATCCACGACGCGTTCGAAAAAACGGGCCGCCACTGGCTCTATAACGCCACTGTTGGCGCGGGCCTGCCGGTTAACCACACCGTGCGCGACCTGATTGAAAGCGGCGACAGCATTCTGGCGCTGAGCGGGATCTTCTCCGGCACGCTCTCCTGGCTATTCCTGCAGTTTGACGGCACTGTACCATTCACCGACCTGGTGGATCAGGCCTGGCAGCAGGGCTTAACCGAGCCCGATCCGCGCGTTGATCTCTCCGGTAAAGACGTGATGCGCAAGCTGGTGATCCTGGCGCGCGAAGCCGGTTATGACATCGAGCCGGATTCTGTACGCGTCGAGTCGCTGGTCCCTGCGGGCTGCGAGGAAGGGTCCGTTGACCATTTCTTCGAGAACGGTGACGAGCTGAATGACCAGATGGTGCAGCGTCTGGAAGCGGCAAACGAGATGGGGCTGGTGTTGCGCTACGTGGCGCGTTTCGAGGCGAACGGTAAGGCGCGCGTGGGTGTCGAAGCGGTGCGTCCTGACCATCCGCTGGCGGCGCTGCTGCCGTGCGATAACGTCTTCGCCATTGAAAGCCGCTGGTACCGTGATAACCCGCTGGTGATCCGCGGTCCGGGCGCGGGGCGCGATGTCACCGCCGGGGCGATCCAGTCCGACATTAACCGTCTGGCTAAGCTGCTGTAA
- the rpmE gene encoding 50S ribosomal protein L31, which yields MKKDIHPKYEMITANCSCGNSIQIRSTVGHDLNLDVCGKCHPFYTGKQRDVATGGRVDRFNKRFSIPGAK from the coding sequence ATGAAAAAAGATATTCACCCGAAATACGAAATGATTACTGCAAACTGCTCTTGCGGTAACTCTATCCAGATCCGCTCTACCGTGGGTCACGATCTGAACCTGGACGTGTGCGGCAAATGCCACCCGTTCTACACTGGTAAGCAGCGTGATGTTGCAACCGGTGGCCGTGTTGACCGCTTCAACAAGCGTTTCAGCATCCCGGGCGCTAAATAA
- a CDS encoding glycerol dehydrogenase yields MDRIIQSPGKYIQGADVLTRLGDYLKPLANRWLVVGDKFVLGFAEETLRQSFKKAELHAEIAPFGGECSQNEIDRLKKLADSADCLAVLGIGGGKTLDTAKALAHFMDVPVAIAPTIASTDAPCSALSVIYTDSGEFDRYLMLPHNPNMVIVDTKVVAGAPARLLAAGIGDALATWFEARACSRSGATTMAGGKCTQAALALAELCYNTLVEEGEKAMLAAEQHVVTPALERIIEANTYLSGVGFESGGLAAAHAIHNGMTAVPDAHHFYHGEKVAFGTLTQLVLENAPVEEIETVAALCHSVGLPITLAQLNIKEDIPAKMRLIAEASCAEGETIHNMPGGVTPDQVYAALLVADQYGQRFLREWE; encoded by the coding sequence ATGGACCGTATTATTCAATCGCCGGGGAAATATATTCAGGGCGCTGACGTGCTTACTCGCCTCGGTGACTATCTGAAACCCCTGGCCAATCGCTGGCTGGTGGTCGGAGATAAATTTGTGCTGGGTTTTGCTGAAGAGACCCTGCGTCAGAGTTTCAAAAAAGCCGAACTGCACGCTGAAATCGCGCCGTTTGGCGGCGAATGTTCGCAAAATGAAATCGATCGCCTGAAAAAGCTGGCAGACAGTGCCGACTGTCTCGCGGTGCTGGGCATCGGCGGCGGCAAAACGCTGGATACCGCCAAAGCGCTGGCGCATTTCATGGACGTGCCGGTGGCCATTGCGCCGACCATTGCCTCTACCGATGCGCCGTGCAGCGCCCTTTCCGTCATTTACACCGACAGCGGCGAGTTCGATCGCTACCTGATGCTGCCGCACAACCCGAATATGGTCATTGTCGACACCAAAGTGGTGGCGGGTGCGCCTGCGCGCCTGCTGGCCGCCGGGATAGGCGATGCGCTCGCGACCTGGTTTGAAGCACGCGCCTGCTCGCGCAGCGGCGCAACCACCATGGCGGGCGGCAAGTGCACCCAGGCGGCGTTAGCGCTGGCCGAGCTGTGCTACAACACGCTGGTTGAAGAGGGTGAGAAGGCAATGCTGGCAGCGGAACAGCACGTGGTAACGCCAGCGCTGGAACGCATTATCGAAGCCAACACCTATCTCAGCGGCGTGGGCTTTGAAAGCGGCGGTCTGGCGGCGGCACACGCCATTCACAACGGCATGACGGCAGTGCCGGATGCGCATCACTTCTATCACGGTGAAAAAGTGGCGTTTGGCACGCTGACGCAGCTGGTGCTGGAGAACGCCCCGGTTGAAGAAATAGAGACCGTCGCCGCGCTTTGCCACAGCGTGGGGTTGCCTATCACGCTGGCACAGCTGAATATCAAAGAGGATATTCCGGCCAAAATGCGTCTGATCGCGGAAGCGTCCTGTGCCGAAGGGGAGACCATTCACAACATGCCGGGCGGCGTGACCCCGGATCAGGTTTACGCGGCGCTGCTGGTGGCTGACCAGTATGGACAGCGGTTCCTGCGGGAGTGGGAGTAA
- the metF gene encoding methylenetetrahydrofolate reductase, which yields MSFFHANQREALNQSLAEVNGQINVSFEFFPPRTSEMEQTLWSSIDRLSSLKPKFVSVTYGANSGERDRTHSIIKGIKDRTGLEAAPHLTCIDATRDELRAIAQDYWNNGIRHIVALRGDLPPGSGKPEMYAADLVGLLKEVADFDISVAAYPEVHPEAKSAQADLLNLKRKVEAGANRAITQFFFDVESYLRFRDRCVSAGIDVEIIPGILPVSNFKQAKKFADMTNVRIPLWMSKMYEGLDDDPETRKLVGANIAMDMVKILSREGVKDFHFYTLNRAEMSYAICHTLGVRPA from the coding sequence ATGAGCTTTTTTCACGCCAACCAGCGGGAAGCACTGAATCAGAGCCTGGCCGAAGTAAACGGCCAGATTAACGTCTCTTTTGAATTTTTCCCGCCGCGCACCAGTGAAATGGAGCAAACCCTGTGGAGCTCTATCGATCGCCTGAGCAGCCTGAAGCCAAAGTTTGTCTCCGTGACATACGGTGCGAACTCCGGCGAGCGTGACCGTACGCACAGCATCATTAAAGGCATTAAGGACAGAACCGGTCTGGAAGCGGCACCGCACCTGACCTGTATCGACGCCACTCGCGATGAACTGCGCGCCATTGCCCAGGACTACTGGAACAACGGTATTCGCCATATCGTTGCCCTGCGCGGCGATCTCCCTCCTGGCAGCGGCAAGCCAGAGATGTATGCGGCCGACCTGGTCGGGCTGCTGAAAGAGGTGGCCGACTTCGATATCTCCGTGGCCGCCTACCCTGAAGTTCATCCGGAAGCGAAAAGCGCCCAGGCGGATCTGCTTAACCTGAAGCGTAAGGTGGAGGCCGGTGCCAACCGCGCCATCACCCAGTTCTTCTTTGACGTGGAAAGCTATCTGCGCTTCCGCGACCGCTGCGTCTCGGCTGGTATCGACGTCGAAATCATTCCTGGCATTTTGCCGGTCTCGAACTTCAAACAGGCGAAGAAATTCGCCGATATGACCAACGTGCGCATTCCGCTGTGGATGTCCAAAATGTACGAAGGGCTGGACGATGACCCGGAAACCCGCAAGCTGGTGGGGGCCAACATCGCGATGGACATGGTGAAGATTTTAAGTCGCGAAGGGGTGAAAGATTTCCACTTCTACACGCTGAACCGTGCGGAGATGAGCTACGCCATTTGTCACACGCTCGGCGTTCGCCCGGCGTAA
- the katG gene encoding catalase/peroxidase HPI, producing MSTSDETNNAASAGKCPFHQGGVDHSAGAGTGSKEWWPKQLRIDLLNQHSNRSNPLGEDFDYRKEFSKLDYSALKGDLKALLTDSQPWWPADWGSYAGLFIRMAWHGAGTYRSVDGRGGAGRGQQRFAPLNSWPDNVSLDKARRLLWPIKQKYGQKISWADLFILAGNVALENSGFRTFGFGAGREDVWEPDLDVNWGDEKAWLTHRDPEALAKRPLGATEMGLIYVNPEGPNASGEPLSAAAAIRATFGNMGMNDEETVALIAGGHTLGKTHGAGEATHVGTDPEASPIEAQGLGWASTHGTGIGADAITSGLEVIWSQTPTQWSNYFFENLFKYEWVQTRSPAGAIQFEAVDAPEIMPDPFDPSKKRKPTMLVTDLTLRFDPEFEKISRRFLNDPQAFNEAFARAWFKLTHRDMGPKARYIGPEVPKEDLIWQDPLPQAVFNPSKEDIESLKAEIAASGLSVSELVSVAWASASTFRGGDKRGGANGARLALAPQRDWDVNAAAVRALPALEAIQRTTNKASLADIIVLAGVVGVEQAAKAAGVYVNVPFTPGRVDARQDQTDIEMFNLLEPVADGFRNYRAQVDVSTTESLLIDKAQQLTLTAPELTVLIGGLRVLGTNFDGSKNGVFTNREGVLSNDFFVNLLDMNTQWKATDESNELFAGSDRASGEVKYTATRADLVFGSNAVLRALAEVYASSDAHEKFVRDFVAAWAKVMDLDRFDLR from the coding sequence ATGAGCACGTCAGACGAGACCAATAACGCGGCATCCGCCGGCAAATGTCCGTTCCATCAGGGCGGCGTCGATCACAGCGCGGGCGCAGGTACCGGCAGTAAAGAGTGGTGGCCTAAACAACTCCGCATCGATCTTCTAAATCAACATTCCAACCGTTCTAACCCTCTGGGTGAAGACTTCGACTACCGCAAAGAATTCAGCAAGCTCGACTATTCCGCCCTCAAGGGCGATCTCAAAGCCCTGTTAACCGACTCTCAACCCTGGTGGCCTGCCGACTGGGGCAGCTATGCTGGCCTGTTTATTCGCATGGCCTGGCACGGTGCCGGTACCTATCGCTCCGTTGACGGACGCGGCGGTGCCGGACGCGGTCAGCAGCGCTTTGCGCCACTGAACTCCTGGCCTGATAACGTCAGCCTGGATAAAGCGCGCCGCCTGCTGTGGCCAATCAAGCAAAAATACGGACAAAAAATCTCCTGGGCCGACCTGTTTATCCTCGCGGGTAACGTGGCGCTGGAGAACTCCGGCTTCCGCACCTTTGGTTTTGGCGCCGGTCGTGAAGACGTCTGGGAACCGGATCTGGACGTGAACTGGGGCGATGAAAAAGCCTGGCTGACCCACCGTGACCCGGAAGCGCTGGCGAAGCGTCCTCTGGGTGCCACTGAAATGGGCCTGATTTACGTGAACCCGGAAGGGCCAAACGCCAGCGGTGAACCGCTGTCGGCGGCTGCGGCAATTCGCGCAACCTTCGGCAACATGGGGATGAACGACGAAGAGACCGTCGCGCTGATTGCAGGCGGCCATACGCTCGGTAAAACCCACGGCGCGGGTGAAGCTACGCACGTTGGTACCGATCCGGAAGCCTCGCCGATTGAAGCGCAGGGCTTAGGCTGGGCAAGCACGCACGGCACCGGTATTGGCGCTGACGCCATCACCTCCGGGCTGGAAGTCATCTGGTCACAAACTCCGACCCAGTGGAGCAACTACTTCTTCGAGAACCTGTTCAAATACGAATGGGTGCAGACCCGTAGCCCGGCAGGCGCGATTCAGTTTGAAGCCGTGGATGCGCCGGAAATCATGCCCGATCCGTTCGACCCGTCGAAGAAACGCAAACCTACCATGCTGGTCACCGACTTGACGCTGCGTTTTGACCCGGAATTCGAGAAAATTTCCCGTCGCTTCCTGAACGATCCGCAGGCCTTTAACGAAGCCTTCGCGCGTGCGTGGTTCAAACTGACCCACCGCGATATGGGGCCAAAAGCACGGTACATCGGTCCGGAAGTGCCGAAAGAAGATCTGATTTGGCAGGATCCGCTGCCGCAGGCGGTGTTCAATCCGTCGAAAGAGGACATTGAAAGCCTGAAGGCGGAAATCGCGGCCTCCGGCCTCTCCGTGAGCGAACTGGTTTCCGTTGCCTGGGCGTCTGCATCGACCTTCCGCGGCGGCGACAAGCGCGGCGGTGCCAACGGCGCGCGTCTGGCGCTGGCTCCTCAGCGCGACTGGGATGTGAACGCCGCGGCGGTTCGCGCGTTGCCGGCTCTGGAAGCTATCCAGCGCACCACCAATAAAGCCTCGCTGGCCGATATTATCGTGCTGGCGGGCGTCGTGGGCGTTGAGCAGGCGGCGAAAGCGGCGGGCGTTTATGTCAACGTACCGTTCACCCCGGGTCGCGTGGATGCCCGTCAGGACCAGACGGATATCGAGATGTTCAACCTGCTCGAGCCGGTTGCCGACGGCTTCCGCAACTACCGTGCGCAGGTGGATGTGTCCACGACGGAGTCACTGCTGATTGATAAGGCCCAGCAGCTGACCCTGACCGCGCCTGAACTGACGGTGCTGATCGGCGGCCTGCGCGTGCTGGGTACAAACTTCGATGGCAGCAAGAATGGCGTATTCACCAACCGCGAAGGCGTGCTGAGCAACGATTTCTTCGTGAATCTGCTGGACATGAACACCCAGTGGAAGGCGACCGACGAATCTAATGAACTGTTTGCCGGAAGCGATCGCGCCAGCGGTGAAGTGAAATATACCGCGACCCGCGCCGACCTGGTCTTTGGCTCGAACGCTGTCCTGCGCGCGCTGGCAGAGGTTTACGCCAGCAGCGATGCGCACGAGAAGTTCGTCCGTGACTTCGTAGCCGCTTGGGCGAAGGTGATGGATTTGGATCGGTTTGATCTGCGGTAA
- the metB gene encoding cystathionine gamma-synthase — MTRKQATIAVRSGLNDDEQYGCVVPPIHLSSTYNFTGFNEPRAHDYSRRGNPTRDVTQRALAELEGGAGAVLTNTGMSAIHLVTTVFLKPGDLLVAPHDCYGGSYRLFDSLAKRGCYRVLFVDQNDEQALKQALAEKPKLVLVESPSNPLLRVVDIAKICQLARDAGAISVVDNTFLSPALQNPLALGADLVLHSCTKYLNGHSDVVAGVVIAKDPDVVTELAWWANNIGVTAGAFDSYLLLRGIRTLSPRMDVAQRNAQAIVDFLKTQPLVKKLYHPSLPENQGHEIAARQQKGFGAMLSFELDGDEQTLRRFLSGLSLFTLAESLGGVESLISHAATMTHAGMAPEARAAAGISETLLRISTGIEDSEDLIADLENGFRIAAKG; from the coding sequence ATGACGCGTAAACAGGCCACTATTGCAGTGCGTAGCGGATTAAATGATGACGAGCAGTACGGCTGCGTTGTCCCGCCCATTCATCTTTCCAGTACCTACAATTTCACCGGATTTAATGAACCCCGCGCGCATGACTATTCGCGTCGTGGCAATCCTACGCGTGATGTGACCCAGCGTGCGTTGGCCGAGCTGGAAGGGGGCGCAGGGGCAGTATTAACCAATACCGGGATGTCCGCCATTCACCTGGTGACGACAGTTTTCCTGAAACCGGGCGATCTGCTGGTCGCGCCGCACGATTGCTACGGCGGGAGCTATCGCCTGTTTGATAGCCTGGCAAAGCGCGGCTGCTACCGCGTGCTGTTTGTCGATCAAAACGACGAGCAGGCGCTGAAACAGGCGCTGGCAGAGAAACCAAAGCTGGTTCTGGTGGAAAGTCCAAGCAACCCATTGTTGCGCGTTGTCGACATTGCGAAAATTTGTCAGCTCGCAAGGGATGCGGGAGCGATAAGTGTAGTGGATAATACCTTCCTCAGTCCGGCGCTTCAGAACCCGTTAGCACTGGGTGCGGATCTGGTATTGCATTCATGTACTAAATATCTGAACGGCCATTCTGACGTGGTGGCGGGCGTGGTGATTGCCAAAGATCCCGACGTTGTCACGGAACTGGCATGGTGGGCCAATAACATTGGCGTCACCGCGGGCGCGTTCGACAGCTACCTGCTGTTGCGCGGCATCCGCACGCTGTCGCCGCGCATGGACGTGGCGCAGCGTAATGCCCAGGCGATTGTCGATTTCCTGAAAACCCAGCCGCTGGTGAAGAAGCTTTATCACCCGTCGCTGCCGGAAAACCAGGGGCACGAGATTGCCGCGCGCCAGCAAAAGGGATTTGGCGCGATGTTAAGTTTTGAACTGGACGGTGACGAGCAAACGCTGCGTCGCTTCCTGAGCGGGCTGTCATTGTTTACGCTGGCGGAATCCTTAGGTGGGGTTGAAAGCTTGATCTCCCACGCCGCGACCATGACGCACGCAGGTATGGCACCCGAAGCACGTGCCGCCGCCGGGATTTCCGAGACGCTGCTGCGTATCTCAACCGGCATTGAAGATTCTGAAGATTTAATTGCCGATCTGGAAAATGGCTTCCGGATCGCAGCCAAGGGGTAA